A section of the bacterium SCSIO 12696 genome encodes:
- a CDS encoding nucleotide sugar dehydrogenase, with translation MDRPRLTSAKSLKKPAISIFGLGYVGAVSAACFSDLGHKVMGVDLDDAKVANMNIGKSVIVEDGLDDLLSQAHDKNLLAATKDAEQAILSTDVSFISVCTPSNEDGSCNLSYLKEATRQIGAALKKKTGYHLVVYRSTVPPQTTRRVMIPLLEEFSGKQCGKDFGVCYNPEFLRESTAIDDFHKPPKTVIGATDKRSADYAARLYQSVDQAPIRTTLEAAELVKCVDNTWHALKVCFGNEVGRLCQAVDVDSHEVMDIFLQDTKLNLSPYYLKPGFAYGGSCLPKEIRSMQHLARSVGVDLPVINQIDVSNSRHIRHAEQLIADLPGASVGVVGVSFKPGTDDLRESPAIALMQQLKERGREVLFYDPYLNFEQSAGVASDLGQSPKTTVCDHFFTLIRQSDVVVIAHNHPYAEEIARIARLYTHVVDLVRLPDTHAELANYSGVCW, from the coding sequence ATGGATAGGCCTCGGCTGACATCTGCCAAATCGTTAAAAAAACCAGCCATCAGTATTTTTGGGTTGGGGTATGTCGGTGCGGTATCAGCAGCCTGTTTCTCTGACTTGGGGCATAAGGTCATGGGTGTTGATCTCGATGACGCCAAAGTGGCCAATATGAATATCGGCAAGTCGGTCATTGTCGAGGATGGTCTGGATGATTTGTTATCCCAAGCCCATGACAAAAACTTGCTGGCGGCAACCAAAGATGCCGAACAGGCGATTCTCAGTACCGATGTGAGTTTTATCAGCGTATGCACGCCCAGCAATGAGGATGGCAGCTGTAACTTGAGTTATTTAAAGGAGGCCACCCGACAAATTGGCGCGGCTTTAAAGAAAAAGACGGGCTATCACTTGGTGGTTTACAGAAGCACAGTGCCACCCCAAACCACCCGCCGAGTCATGATACCTTTGCTGGAAGAGTTTTCTGGCAAACAATGCGGCAAAGATTTTGGCGTGTGCTACAACCCGGAGTTCTTGCGCGAGAGCACCGCCATTGATGATTTTCACAAGCCACCAAAAACCGTGATTGGCGCTACCGATAAGCGCAGTGCAGATTACGCGGCCCGGCTTTATCAATCTGTTGATCAGGCTCCTATCCGTACAACCCTGGAGGCGGCTGAGCTGGTTAAGTGTGTGGACAATACCTGGCATGCACTTAAAGTGTGCTTTGGCAACGAAGTAGGGCGCCTGTGTCAGGCGGTGGATGTGGACAGCCATGAGGTAATGGATATCTTTCTGCAAGATACCAAGCTTAATCTTTCGCCTTATTATCTGAAGCCCGGATTCGCCTATGGCGGCTCTTGTTTGCCCAAAGAAATTCGCAGTATGCAGCACCTGGCCCGGTCGGTTGGTGTGGACTTGCCAGTGATTAATCAGATCGATGTCAGTAATTCACGACACATTCGCCATGCAGAGCAGCTGATCGCTGATTTGCCCGGTGCATCGGTTGGGGTTGTCGGTGTCAGCTTTAAACCCGGAACTGACGATTTGCGAGAAAGCCCGGCTATTGCGCTTATGCAACAGCTGAAAGAGCGGGGCAGGGAGGTGTTGTTTTATGACCCTTACCTGAATTTTGAACAGTCTGCTGGCGTGGCCTCTGACCTTGGGCAATCGCCGAAAACAACTGTGTGCGACCACTTTTTTACCTTGATTCGCCAGAGCGATGTGGTGGTGATTGCGCACAACCACCCCTACGCTGAGGAAATTGCCCGAATCGCTCGCCTCTACACCCATGTGGTGGATTTGGTCCGGTTGCCGGACACCCATGCAGAGCTGGCAAATTACAGCGGTGTTTGCTGGTAA
- a CDS encoding ATP-binding cassette domain-containing protein produces the protein MKYSKLTWHSLPYLSFICVASLITNICAMALPIYTLQIFDRVITSGSVETLSMLSIALAIISCAYLSFEALRRKMQELSGERTVTVLTERLSESSSLFFSKKNQENSPYELIEKAKSFVVSPNLLAAMDALWSPIYIIFLFILHPYFGLLALAINGLQLTTLLLQIRHLGRNSRHLKKHQNQLQKINKESINCQQRLNTMGIQKTWLARIKSMTSVQHRMEKKLARNQQRYTVSGITLRLLLQASLPATGALLLISQTITPGVMLAALIIGFRCLTPFDTLLKNWKSLEESLAAQSEINRLLRVESPVKNTPPLPFGGCLTVKEWSLQEGLQTVNFALKPGESLAVIGPNGAGKTQLLQTLLAQKKLGQKKYTGKVLFDQMEVATIDDAWLGKQIGYVPQENHFPNASFAEHICRYQPVEASTCQEQQMVALAKKVAIHDWVMSLPKRYDTCVGGESPLPPGLGQRLAVAQALFGEPQLLLFDEADSALDIEGLQAYQSVLKEQKKSGKTTVFVTQRRQLIHEADFVLVLNNGGAVFYGPVASFFSSHNSSAHSPQKA, from the coding sequence ATGAAATACAGCAAACTGACATGGCACTCATTGCCCTACCTTTCATTTATTTGCGTGGCCAGCTTAATTACCAATATCTGCGCCATGGCTTTGCCTATATATACGTTGCAAATCTTCGACAGAGTCATTACCAGCGGCAGTGTAGAAACCTTGAGCATGCTATCCATTGCCCTGGCCATCATAAGTTGCGCTTATCTCAGTTTTGAAGCACTGAGACGGAAGATGCAAGAGCTCTCCGGTGAACGAACTGTTACTGTGCTGACAGAAAGGCTATCCGAGAGTTCATCACTATTCTTTTCAAAAAAAAATCAGGAAAACAGCCCTTACGAGCTGATTGAAAAAGCAAAGTCTTTTGTAGTGAGCCCTAACCTATTGGCGGCCATGGATGCACTCTGGTCACCCATCTACATTATTTTCCTGTTTATCTTGCATCCCTATTTTGGGCTTCTGGCATTGGCCATCAATGGACTACAACTGACTACCTTATTGCTGCAAATACGCCATCTTGGTCGCAACAGCCGACATCTGAAAAAGCATCAAAACCAGCTGCAAAAAATCAACAAAGAGTCCATCAATTGCCAGCAAAGACTGAACACCATGGGCATACAAAAAACCTGGCTGGCTCGCATCAAAAGCATGACATCCGTACAACATCGCATGGAAAAAAAACTGGCCAGAAACCAACAGAGATACACGGTTTCCGGTATTACACTCAGGCTCTTATTACAAGCCTCATTGCCCGCCACCGGTGCCCTGCTTTTAATCAGCCAAACCATTACACCAGGTGTCATGCTGGCTGCTCTCATTATTGGGTTTCGCTGCCTGACCCCATTCGACACCTTATTGAAGAACTGGAAATCTCTTGAAGAAAGCCTAGCTGCTCAGTCAGAAATAAACCGCTTACTCAGAGTGGAAAGCCCAGTCAAAAATACTCCACCGCTGCCCTTTGGGGGTTGCTTAACCGTAAAAGAATGGTCGTTGCAAGAAGGCCTGCAAACCGTCAATTTTGCACTCAAGCCTGGGGAATCACTAGCGGTTATCGGGCCCAACGGGGCAGGTAAAACTCAGCTCCTGCAAACCTTGTTAGCGCAGAAAAAGTTGGGACAGAAAAAATACACGGGCAAAGTGCTTTTTGATCAAATGGAGGTTGCCACTATTGATGACGCTTGGCTTGGTAAACAAATAGGTTATGTGCCTCAAGAAAACCACTTTCCCAACGCCAGCTTCGCGGAACACATTTGTCGTTACCAACCTGTTGAGGCGTCCACCTGCCAAGAACAACAAATGGTCGCACTCGCCAAAAAGGTGGCCATTCACGATTGGGTTATGTCGCTGCCGAAAAGATACGACACCTGTGTAGGTGGAGAGTCACCTCTACCACCAGGCCTGGGCCAACGCCTGGCAGTGGCCCAAGCACTGTTCGGAGAACCGCAACTTTTGCTGTTCGATGAAGCCGATTCCGCATTGGATATTGAAGGGCTACAAGCCTACCAAAGCGTCCTTAAAGAACAGAAAAAATCCGGCAAAACCACTGTATTTGTTACCCAGCGCCGACAGTTAATTCACGAAGCAGACTTCGTGCTGGTACTGAATAACGGCGGTGCGGTTTTTTACGGCCCGGTTGCTTCCTTCTTTTCTTCTCATAACAGCTCTGCACACAGCCCGCAAAAAGCGTAA
- a CDS encoding HlyD family type I secretion periplasmic adaptor subunit: MTIQGPTKSIQQKAQRIWVSAALTLTLSLSALCLWATFAPLQSAATATGFVRVEGKKRIVQHYDGGIVDQLLALEGEYVAQGTPIMQLQTVELDRKIQSLLKKYLNLSAMQVRLSAQIKGSQSIEFPKDVTALAESINYLGALNVHQQILREEKKSLKQKLSVLDSQLSQLETDIAGQESTLKSLKYQLSLIEKRQSAMKNLAEKDLVSKKQLADIQLSVSSLSENINQAKTAYKRGIEKRRELSFSRHQLETQDKADALNKLQKIQTELPLLKEEIKLLKLKRARAQVLAPISGRITNLQVNTIGATVHPGGKLLEIVPQSERLVVEARLKPEDVDNISNGSAAKIRLTAYNTRRTLPIEATVHRLSPDRLTDEYGQAYYEVILYLNNLQQNQPLYPGMPAEVIIHTGKRHLMDYLVGSLLSGAEKALLEK, translated from the coding sequence ATGACCATTCAAGGCCCCACAAAAAGCATTCAGCAAAAAGCACAGAGAATCTGGGTTTCAGCAGCATTGACGCTGACACTAAGCCTGTCGGCTCTGTGTCTGTGGGCGACGTTTGCGCCGCTGCAAAGCGCAGCTACCGCCACTGGTTTTGTGCGCGTAGAAGGCAAAAAGCGCATCGTGCAGCACTATGACGGCGGTATTGTTGATCAGTTATTGGCCCTCGAGGGGGAATACGTGGCGCAAGGTACGCCGATCATGCAGTTACAAACCGTTGAGCTGGACCGCAAAATTCAAAGCCTGCTCAAAAAATACCTGAATTTGTCCGCCATGCAGGTTCGGCTCTCTGCTCAGATAAAGGGAAGCCAATCCATTGAGTTTCCCAAAGACGTAACCGCCCTTGCTGAAAGCATCAACTATCTGGGCGCGCTGAATGTTCACCAACAAATATTACGAGAGGAAAAAAAGTCACTGAAACAGAAGCTGTCTGTACTGGACAGTCAACTATCTCAACTGGAAACTGACATTGCCGGTCAGGAATCCACTCTAAAATCTTTGAAGTACCAACTCAGTCTGATTGAAAAACGGCAGTCCGCCATGAAGAATCTGGCGGAAAAAGATTTGGTCTCTAAAAAACAACTTGCTGATATTCAGCTTTCGGTGTCGTCCCTGTCGGAAAACATCAACCAAGCCAAAACTGCTTACAAAAGAGGCATTGAAAAACGCCGAGAGTTAAGTTTTTCCCGTCATCAACTGGAAACCCAGGACAAAGCCGATGCGCTCAACAAGCTGCAAAAAATTCAGACTGAACTCCCCCTGTTGAAAGAAGAAATCAAACTATTGAAACTCAAACGAGCCCGCGCACAAGTATTGGCCCCTATCTCTGGCCGGATCACCAACCTTCAAGTCAACACCATTGGCGCCACGGTGCATCCAGGAGGGAAATTATTGGAGATTGTTCCCCAGAGTGAGCGCTTGGTGGTAGAGGCACGTTTAAAGCCAGAGGACGTCGACAATATATCCAACGGTTCTGCGGCAAAGATACGCCTGACTGCTTACAACACCCGACGCACATTGCCTATAGAGGCTACCGTTCACAGGCTGTCTCCAGATCGTTTAACCGACGAATACGGGCAGGCCTACTACGAAGTGATTCTCTACCTGAATAACCTGCAACAGAACCAACCGCTTTACCCAGGCATGCCTGCAGAAGTGATTATTCATACGGGAAAACGTCACTTGATGGACTACTTGGTGGGGTCTTTGTTATCGGGCGCAGAAAAGGCGCTTTTGGAAAAATAG
- a CDS encoding GIY-YIG nuclease family protein produces MKYFVVPLIYFIQGDITKHIKIGETCCGIEERISRLQAGSPDILNFLGACFAPMPSEKALHRKFKSQRLHGEWFLPSDELYEFINEKCFKDIWALYAAYESIKAGELTYNEALYIGDDGLIEMSNKKTMKTINSMYIQDGKNALHTHNK; encoded by the coding sequence ATGAAATATTTCGTAGTCCCTCTAATTTACTTTATACAAGGCGATATTACCAAGCATATAAAAATTGGGGAGACGTGCTGTGGAATAGAAGAAAGAATTAGCAGACTGCAGGCTGGTTCACCAGATATCCTAAATTTTCTTGGAGCTTGCTTTGCCCCGATGCCTTCAGAGAAGGCGCTTCACCGAAAATTCAAGTCTCAACGTTTACACGGTGAATGGTTTTTACCATCAGATGAGCTATACGAGTTTATCAATGAGAAATGCTTCAAAGATATCTGGGCTCTCTATGCAGCATATGAGTCAATAAAGGCTGGAGAACTTACCTATAATGAAGCCTTGTATATCGGGGATGACGGTCTTATCGAAATGTCTAATAAGAAAACTATGAAAACTATAAATTCCATGTATATTCAAGATGGTAAGAATGCACTGCATACACATAACAAATAG
- a CDS encoding DUF4114 domain-containing protein, translated as MAIAIKPIIGSSGDDHLQGGAGHEVFSGRGGDDLIEARNGHDQVWGGTGDDQLHGNSGNDVIYGGGGPSYISLPHLTITEDYQGKVIFENETAGYRNSLGSYKVDANGLISDVTMHFPNASLQGSGGDLIRGQSESALSLQAGDQLGFFIVANGYGFNQGYNGIDFNAGTLVFRNASGDSATIYDSNPSLWFVGDDGSERQLMIHKYHTAAGVDGSDYSLNPDGIPHTVGLLNSDRGELTLGFEDLYNGGDKDFDDSVFTVDLGSANARVLDPNVSHSSGGVDDGIVDGTGDGVAAVVHSDNDTLHGGNGNDQLYGRAGNDTHYGNNGHDEIYAGSGDDVGYGGSGNDLLKGGGGNDTLYGDNGHDELSGGTGQDTLNGGSGNDVLYGNSGDDALFGGSGNDELQGGTGEDTLDGSYGNDHLYGSSGDDALSGGRGHDYLDGGTGNDTLVGGDGKDTLLGGSGNDVFVSGSGKDQLNGGSGIDTADYSALASGIRIDIHGKRTTGGDSDTLLSIENAIGSDFNDWFRGDKRDNRLDGGAGDDFIRGLGGDDTLIGGEGSDTFYWRSSDINDSLDLIVDFSLGEDIIELDLSPALTLETIGEWLSLSESGGDTVLSVDLDGSGDQYSSVDFVTLEGVTDASLSDFSFVV; from the coding sequence ATGGCAATAGCAATTAAACCCATAATCGGCAGCAGCGGTGATGACCACCTGCAAGGCGGTGCCGGGCACGAAGTGTTTTCCGGGCGCGGTGGCGATGACCTGATCGAAGCACGCAACGGCCACGACCAGGTTTGGGGCGGCACCGGTGATGACCAGTTGCACGGCAACAGCGGCAACGATGTGATTTACGGTGGCGGCGGCCCCAGCTACATCAGTTTGCCCCACCTGACCATCACTGAGGATTACCAGGGCAAGGTGATTTTTGAAAATGAAACCGCCGGTTATCGCAACAGCCTGGGCAGTTACAAGGTGGATGCCAACGGGCTGATCAGCGATGTCACCATGCATTTTCCCAACGCCAGTTTGCAAGGCTCTGGCGGCGATTTAATCCGTGGGCAGAGCGAAAGTGCTCTGTCACTGCAAGCCGGTGACCAGCTTGGCTTTTTTATTGTCGCCAACGGTTACGGTTTCAACCAGGGCTACAACGGCATTGATTTTAATGCTGGCACGCTGGTGTTTCGCAACGCCAGTGGCGACTCTGCCACTATTTACGACAGTAATCCTTCACTGTGGTTTGTGGGGGATGATGGCTCGGAACGGCAATTGATGATCCACAAATACCACACCGCAGCGGGGGTTGATGGCAGTGATTACAGCCTCAACCCAGACGGTATTCCCCACACAGTCGGTTTGCTTAACAGCGACCGGGGCGAGCTGACCCTGGGGTTTGAAGACCTCTACAACGGCGGTGATAAAGACTTTGACGATTCCGTGTTTACCGTTGATCTCGGCTCTGCCAATGCCCGGGTGCTCGACCCGAATGTCAGTCACAGTAGCGGCGGTGTCGATGATGGGATCGTTGATGGTACTGGTGACGGCGTTGCTGCTGTGGTGCACTCGGACAACGATACTTTGCACGGCGGCAATGGCAACGATCAGCTGTACGGCCGCGCCGGTAACGACACACATTACGGCAATAACGGCCATGATGAAATTTACGCCGGCTCTGGTGATGATGTGGGCTACGGTGGCTCTGGCAATGATTTGCTGAAGGGCGGTGGTGGCAACGACACCTTGTACGGTGACAACGGCCACGACGAACTCAGCGGCGGCACCGGACAAGATACATTGAACGGCGGCTCCGGTAATGATGTGTTGTATGGCAACTCCGGCGATGATGCCTTGTTTGGCGGCTCCGGCAACGATGAACTGCAAGGCGGCACCGGCGAAGATACCCTGGACGGTAGCTATGGCAACGATCACCTTTACGGCAGTTCCGGTGATGACGCTCTGTCAGGTGGCCGCGGACACGATTATTTGGACGGCGGCACTGGTAACGACACCCTAGTGGGTGGCGATGGCAAAGACACCTTGCTGGGCGGTTCCGGCAATGATGTGTTTGTATCCGGTTCTGGCAAAGACCAGCTGAACGGTGGCAGTGGCATTGATACCGCAGATTATTCAGCATTGGCCAGTGGTATTCGTATTGATATTCACGGAAAGCGCACCACCGGGGGGGATTCCGATACCTTGTTGTCCATCGAAAACGCCATTGGCTCTGATTTCAATGACTGGTTTCGTGGTGATAAACGGGACAACCGCCTCGATGGCGGCGCCGGAGATGATTTTATCCGCGGTTTAGGTGGTGATGATACGCTGATTGGTGGTGAGGGTAGTGATACCTTTTACTGGCGCAGTAGTGATATTAATGATTCTCTTGACCTGATTGTGGATTTTTCACTGGGTGAAGACATTATCGAACTGGACTTGTCACCGGCACTGACCCTGGAAACTATTGGTGAGTGGTTGAGCCTGTCGGAGTCCGGTGGCGATACTGTTCTCTCCGTAGATTTGGATGGCAGTGGTGATCAGTACAGCAGTGTTGATTTCGTCACTTTGGAGGGAGTTACGGACGCCTCTCTCAGTGATTTTTCGTTTGTTGTTTAA
- a CDS encoding glycosyltransferase: protein MHAPNTIWDGDLKKITITLGALGIWRYCWWFVHVVRSEYYQHRRFPQIRKTADAVWTDGWRPHHLHFMMTTFKERRDTTELVVQSICNEVRNAGVPTTLWLGSGDPYDENIIMNYLRQHGADLPLELVIIRQNVSGKRMAIGLVLRAMSRRRIHRDDLIVFMDGDAILAPDILRKCCPLFEADPELQAVTTDEEVICFGPGWVKSWLTMRFSQRRIAMQSHAMSNKVLTLTGRMSVFRANHLTRYKFIRMLEADHLEHWLWGKFRFLSGDDKSTWYYMLTQDAKMLYVPDALVYTVEEVDGSGIERMTQNFRRWSGNMLRNGTRALKLGPRKVGGFIWWCVLDQRIAMWTMLVSPIVALLATLLRDPFYFLAYLIWIAFSRMALSLFLYRYSKTVHVEWPFILYFNQLLNASVKVYCLARLAKQRWTNRGNQSAGLGESFADKLNNWIASYVTTVWLTTLVLAVLFYTSLADLPSAQGLLALINISQY, encoded by the coding sequence ATGCACGCACCCAATACCATTTGGGACGGTGACCTGAAAAAAATCACCATCACGCTTGGGGCGCTGGGTATTTGGCGTTATTGCTGGTGGTTTGTGCACGTGGTGCGCTCCGAGTATTACCAGCATCGTCGTTTCCCGCAAATACGAAAAACAGCAGACGCGGTCTGGACCGATGGTTGGCGGCCCCATCACCTGCATTTCATGATGACCACCTTTAAAGAGCGCCGCGACACCACAGAGCTGGTGGTGCAAAGTATTTGTAACGAAGTGCGCAACGCCGGTGTGCCCACCACACTGTGGCTGGGCTCTGGAGACCCCTACGACGAAAATATCATCATGAATTACCTGCGCCAGCACGGGGCGGACTTGCCGTTGGAGCTGGTGATTATTCGCCAGAATGTGTCTGGTAAACGCATGGCCATTGGCCTGGTACTGCGCGCCATGTCCCGGCGCCGCATTCACCGGGACGACCTGATTGTGTTTATGGACGGTGACGCCATTCTGGCACCGGATATCCTGCGCAAATGTTGCCCATTGTTTGAAGCCGACCCGGAACTGCAAGCGGTAACCACCGATGAAGAAGTGATCTGTTTTGGCCCTGGTTGGGTCAAATCCTGGCTCACCATGCGTTTTTCTCAGCGGCGCATTGCCATGCAATCCCACGCAATGTCCAACAAGGTATTAACACTGACCGGACGCATGTCGGTATTTCGGGCCAACCACCTCACCCGTTACAAATTTATTCGCATGTTGGAGGCGGACCATCTGGAACACTGGCTGTGGGGCAAGTTTCGATTTTTGTCCGGCGACGACAAAAGCACCTGGTACTACATGCTCACCCAAGACGCGAAAATGCTCTATGTACCGGATGCATTGGTGTACACGGTGGAAGAGGTGGACGGTTCTGGCATTGAGCGCATGACCCAAAACTTTCGGCGCTGGTCCGGCAATATGCTGCGCAATGGCACCCGGGCTTTGAAGCTGGGCCCACGCAAGGTGGGTGGGTTTATTTGGTGGTGTGTACTGGACCAACGCATCGCTATGTGGACCATGCTGGTCAGCCCCATTGTGGCGCTGCTGGCCACTTTACTGCGAGACCCTTTTTATTTTCTGGCTTACCTGATCTGGATCGCTTTTTCCCGCATGGCGCTGTCTTTGTTTTTGTATCGATACAGCAAAACCGTGCACGTGGAATGGCCCTTTATTCTCTATTTTAACCAGCTGCTCAACGCGTCGGTAAAAGTGTACTGCCTGGCGCGCCTGGCCAAACAACGCTGGACCAACCGGGGCAATCAATCCGCTGGATTGGGGGAAAGTTTTGCCGACAAATTAAACAACTGGATCGCGTCTTACGTGACCACCGTTTGGCTCACCACGTTGGTTTTGGCTGTGCTTTTCTACACCTCGCTAGCGGATCTGCCCAGTGCGCAGGGGTTGCTGGCGTTGATAAATATTTCCCAATACTAA
- a CDS encoding biotin/lipoyl-binding protein, translating into MKITREKACQRLHHRVRTPLRIRINDRDYSAVDWSLGGFRLSNWPVRSKKLSIGENCLCNLELPFQGFNIDFDIEVTLLRIDKTQREAAFCFVELTERQTELMSHFIEQLVRGAMTPVQDTILRIDSPVTPVSTKPDPSPTGEVPVKRFSAKKWLMSVVYLAVGTFLAAVASVTVYENFLSLKVKTAVVHAPVEPLISLVDGRVQQVNTAINHYVEEGDPLFQIDSPSLKKRIDEAKIAVERKKVELQERRKKHALAIEISGSPASKEARVYEIEVDRLEQEITLATQQLVALYEYKDNLSIFSPGSGRLVKLLRGRGALVRRGDTVGLFERSLFDERSALTVHAYISHQQSTDVRINQQVQIRGSGRHWQGIVVSVHDSHVQLVGEKWGYRPENSASKDTLVEIELLSVTTQEQLSVLRPGMPVEVLFPAESVEEFWRWVRSEPDGLSKDTERTVAGRTQAEGSI; encoded by the coding sequence ATGAAAATTACCCGAGAAAAAGCCTGCCAGCGTTTGCACCACCGAGTTCGCACCCCATTGCGGATTCGGATTAACGACCGTGATTACAGCGCTGTTGACTGGAGCCTGGGTGGCTTTCGTTTAAGTAACTGGCCAGTGCGATCCAAAAAACTGTCCATCGGGGAAAACTGCCTGTGTAATCTGGAGTTGCCTTTTCAAGGGTTCAATATCGATTTTGATATCGAAGTGACCTTGCTGCGCATAGACAAAACGCAACGAGAAGCGGCTTTTTGTTTTGTAGAGCTGACAGAGCGACAGACGGAGCTGATGAGCCACTTTATTGAACAGCTGGTGCGCGGTGCGATGACGCCTGTGCAAGACACCATCTTGCGTATCGATTCACCGGTAACGCCGGTTTCCACAAAACCGGACCCAAGCCCAACCGGGGAAGTACCGGTTAAACGTTTTTCGGCCAAAAAGTGGTTGATGTCAGTTGTGTACCTGGCGGTTGGTACTTTTCTGGCTGCGGTGGCTTCGGTCACGGTGTATGAAAATTTTTTAAGCCTGAAAGTAAAAACTGCGGTAGTGCACGCGCCAGTGGAGCCGCTGATTTCGTTAGTCGATGGTCGTGTGCAGCAGGTAAATACCGCCATCAATCATTATGTGGAGGAGGGGGACCCACTGTTTCAGATTGATTCCCCAAGCCTGAAAAAGCGTATCGACGAAGCCAAGATTGCTGTTGAGCGGAAAAAAGTAGAGCTGCAAGAGCGACGCAAAAAACACGCTCTGGCCATAGAAATCAGTGGCAGCCCCGCCAGTAAAGAAGCAAGGGTTTATGAAATTGAAGTGGATCGCCTGGAGCAGGAAATCACCTTGGCGACCCAGCAATTAGTCGCTCTTTATGAGTACAAAGATAACCTGTCTATTTTTTCTCCAGGCTCAGGGCGTTTGGTGAAATTACTGCGCGGTCGTGGCGCGTTGGTTCGGCGTGGTGACACTGTTGGCTTGTTTGAACGCAGTTTGTTCGACGAACGCAGTGCCCTGACTGTGCACGCTTATATTTCCCACCAACAATCCACGGATGTGCGCATTAATCAGCAGGTTCAAATTCGCGGCAGCGGCCGTCACTGGCAGGGCATTGTGGTCTCGGTGCACGACAGCCATGTTCAGCTAGTCGGCGAAAAATGGGGTTATCGCCCAGAGAATTCGGCCAGCAAGGATACCTTGGTGGAAATTGAATTGTTGTCGGTGACCACTCAAGAGCAGCTGTCTGTATTAAGGCCGGGAATGCCGGTAGAGGTGTTATTCCCCGCGGAGTCGGTGGAGGAGTTTTGGCGTTGGGTGCGCAGTGAACCTGACGGACTCTCAAAAGATACCGAGCGAACGGTTGCTGGCCGGACTCAAGCAGAGGGATCCATATGA